One part of the Nitrospira sp. genome encodes these proteins:
- a CDS encoding membrane integrity-associated transporter subunit PqiC — protein MVDPVGALGRVMLMLMMAAGALTACVLPRSTETSVHTFVLTTEDSDAPVMPIARANARGLLLVSLPQAAAGFEQPRMAYLQRPSEVNYYASHFWVDAPSKMLAPLLLRALEQSGYWRVVAPLPSALRADHQLDVSEVTVQQEFLQRPSQSRVRLRAQLTDLKTQRVIGARSFDRVAPAPTEDAYGGVLAANRAVSAVLAAVNEWIGTCLREAEHEAC, from the coding sequence ATGGTGGACCCGGTTGGTGCGCTGGGGAGGGTGATGTTGATGCTCATGATGGCGGCAGGCGCCTTGACCGCTTGTGTGTTGCCTCGATCGACCGAGACGTCGGTCCATACGTTTGTCCTGACGACGGAGGACTCGGATGCCCCAGTGATGCCGATTGCGCGGGCGAACGCCCGAGGCCTGTTGCTGGTGAGTCTGCCGCAGGCTGCGGCAGGGTTTGAGCAGCCACGGATGGCCTATTTGCAGCGCCCGTCGGAAGTGAACTATTACGCCAGTCATTTCTGGGTGGACGCTCCGTCCAAGATGTTGGCGCCGTTGCTCCTGCGGGCGCTCGAACAGTCGGGCTACTGGCGAGTGGTAGCGCCCCTGCCTTCGGCCCTCCGCGCGGACCATCAACTCGATGTGTCGGAGGTGACGGTGCAACAGGAGTTTTTGCAACGGCCAAGCCAGAGCCGGGTGCGGTTGCGCGCGCAATTGACCGATCTGAAGACGCAGCGCGTCATAGGCGCCAGAAGTTTTGACAGGGTGGCGCCGGCTCCTACCGAGGATGCATACGGCGGAGTGTTGGCGGCCAACCGCGCGGTCAGCGCGGTGTTGGCTGCGGTTAATGAGTGGATTGGCACTTGTCTGCGGGAAGCGGAACACGAGGCCTGCTGA
- the rnk gene encoding nucleoside diphosphate kinase regulator has translation MTQRDIYITEFDLARLRDVLKARVSVGARDRDHLESLENELDLAHVVDPSAVPRDVVTMNSQVRIEDVDTGMENVYTLVFPSDAGIQEKKLSILAPIGTALLGARAGETVDWPVPAGVRTVRIKEVLYQPEAAGDYHL, from the coding sequence ATGACCCAACGAGATATCTATATCACCGAATTCGATTTGGCACGCCTGAGAGATGTCCTGAAGGCTCGTGTCAGCGTCGGGGCGCGGGACCGGGATCATCTGGAGAGTCTGGAGAACGAGCTCGATCTCGCCCATGTCGTTGATCCATCGGCCGTTCCCCGTGACGTGGTCACGATGAATTCCCAAGTCCGGATCGAAGACGTCGATACCGGCATGGAAAACGTCTATACGCTGGTCTTTCCTTCTGACGCCGGTATCCAGGAGAAGAAACTGTCGATCCTTGCACCGATCGGGACCGCGCTGTTGGGGGCACGCGCGGGTGAGACGGTGGATTGGCCCGTGCCGGCCGGGGTGCGAACCGTGCGCATCAAGGAAGTCCTGTATCAACCGGAAGCCGCAGGGGATTATCACCTCTAG
- the glgP gene encoding alpha-glucan family phosphorylase, translating into MIRSGRDALVAYFSMEIGLNPLMPTYAGGLGILAGDTIRSAADLGVPMVGVTLLHRRGYFYQRLDREGGQSEEPVAWAVNDFAEPLEPRVTVEVEGRPVVVRAWRYVVTGMSGQAVPVYLLDTDLPENSPWDRTITDQLYGGDARYRLCQELVLGFGGFALLQALGHDHIHRYHLNEGHAALLVLALVEAGMNGNPHNGEVPPEVIEHVREHCVFTTHTPVPAGHDQFPADLAMQVLGKRRCELVQACQHQVALNMTLLALRGSRFVNGVAMRHGEVSHSLYPGYPIHSITNGVHAVAWAAPAFQALYDRHLPDWRYDQLSLRYAISIPRADIWEAHREAKLALIDEVNRETNAGFDRDVLTIGFARRATAYKRGTLVFHDVERLQRLGKQVGPIQFIFAGKAHPQDQAGKDMIRRIHAMRGKLSVAYLANYDMTLARLLCAGVDVWLNTPLPPMEASGTSGMKAAMNGVPSLSVLDGWWVEGHIEGVTGWSIGEKVDACVSPAEDMEACHAAALYDKLEQRVLPCFYNERDRFIEIMTHTIAINGAFFNTQRMVGQYLRNAYRLVDQAVNGA; encoded by the coding sequence ATGATTCGTTCCGGCCGCGATGCGCTGGTCGCCTATTTTTCGATGGAAATCGGCCTCAATCCCTTGATGCCGACCTACGCGGGCGGCTTGGGCATTTTGGCCGGTGATACCATTCGCTCCGCCGCCGACCTGGGCGTACCGATGGTCGGTGTCACCCTCCTGCACAGGCGCGGCTATTTTTATCAGCGTCTTGATCGAGAGGGAGGGCAATCCGAGGAGCCGGTGGCTTGGGCGGTCAATGATTTTGCCGAACCGTTGGAGCCGCGCGTCACCGTGGAAGTCGAGGGGCGACCGGTGGTGGTGCGCGCCTGGCGATATGTGGTCACCGGCATGTCGGGGCAGGCGGTTCCCGTGTATTTGCTCGACACGGATCTCCCCGAAAACAGCCCCTGGGACCGGACCATTACCGATCAGCTGTACGGGGGGGATGCCCGCTACCGCCTCTGCCAGGAGTTGGTCCTCGGGTTCGGCGGGTTTGCGTTGTTGCAGGCCTTGGGCCATGACCACATCCATCGGTACCACCTCAACGAAGGGCATGCGGCCTTACTGGTGCTGGCATTGGTGGAGGCCGGAATGAACGGGAACCCCCACAATGGGGAGGTTCCGCCCGAGGTGATCGAGCACGTGCGGGAACACTGCGTGTTCACGACCCATACCCCTGTGCCGGCAGGCCACGATCAATTCCCCGCCGACCTGGCGATGCAGGTCTTAGGGAAGCGGCGCTGTGAACTGGTTCAAGCCTGCCAACATCAAGTCGCGTTGAATATGACGCTCTTGGCGTTGCGCGGCTCGCGGTTTGTGAACGGTGTGGCGATGCGGCATGGCGAAGTGTCCCATTCCCTGTATCCCGGCTACCCCATCCATTCCATTACGAATGGGGTGCATGCCGTGGCCTGGGCCGCTCCCGCCTTTCAGGCCCTCTACGACCGTCACCTGCCTGACTGGCGGTATGATCAACTCTCTCTCCGATATGCGATCAGTATTCCCAGAGCGGACATTTGGGAGGCGCACCGGGAAGCCAAGTTGGCGTTGATCGATGAAGTGAATCGCGAGACCAACGCGGGCTTCGACCGTGATGTGCTGACGATCGGTTTCGCGCGGCGCGCCACCGCCTACAAACGGGGGACATTGGTGTTTCATGATGTCGAGCGGTTACAGCGCCTGGGCAAGCAGGTGGGCCCGATCCAGTTCATCTTCGCGGGCAAAGCGCATCCTCAAGATCAAGCCGGGAAGGACATGATCCGCCGCATTCACGCCATGCGCGGGAAACTCTCCGTGGCCTATCTGGCCAACTACGATATGACGTTGGCCAGACTGTTGTGCGCGGGGGTGGACGTGTGGTTGAACACGCCCCTGCCACCGATGGAAGCCTCCGGCACCAGCGGGATGAAGGCGGCGATGAACGGCGTGCCCAGCCTGAGCGTCCTGGATGGCTGGTGGGTCGAAGGGCATATCGAAGGGGTGACGGGGTGGTCGATCGGGGAGAAGGTCGACGCCTGCGTTTCTCCAGCGGAGGATATGGAAGCCTGTCATGCCGCGGCGCTCTACGACAAGCTCGAACAACGTGTCCTGCCATGCTTCTACAACGAGCGGGACCGGTTCATCGAGATCATGACCCACACGATTGCGATCAACGGGGCGTTTTTCAACACGCAGCGCATGGTCGGCCAATACCTGCGCAATGCTTACCGGTTGGTGGATCAGGCCGTCAACGGAGCCTAG
- a CDS encoding cytochrome c, with protein MSIGGGINCGVLMFLVAAVGGAWAAGDGNTVKGKVLYANLCIRCHGVEGKGNGAMTFTPPVADLTAPAAQSKLDATLLKTIHDGKNNTAMGAWKFVLSEEEIRDVTAYLRQLGSGTGRSQP; from the coding sequence ATGAGCATAGGGGGCGGCATAAATTGCGGGGTACTGATGTTCCTCGTGGCTGCTGTGGGCGGCGCGTGGGCAGCAGGAGACGGAAACACCGTGAAGGGAAAGGTGCTCTATGCCAATCTGTGCATCCGGTGCCATGGGGTGGAGGGCAAGGGAAACGGCGCAATGACTTTCACGCCTCCGGTCGCCGACCTCACGGCTCCTGCCGCGCAGAGCAAATTGGACGCGACGCTATTGAAGACGATCCACGATGGCAAGAACAACACCGCGATGGGGGCGTGGAAGTTTGTTCTGTCCGAAGAGGAGATCCGGGATGTGACGGCCTACTTGCGGCAGTTGGGCAGTGGCACCGGCCGGAGTCAACCCTGA
- a CDS encoding cytochrome c — translation MNWRVVGLGTVTLWIVTVVIMLALFIQGHTRPAADGRTEILLAPAERALVLTEMRELLKAVHGVLTVLGKPSPNLKDAEGAARAAGMAMAVDVNPAIMLKLPLAFKQMGMSIHKDMDHLADGIAQGENSQQILSRLSSMTARCTTCHDMYRFATDK, via the coding sequence ATCAATTGGCGTGTCGTCGGGCTCGGCACTGTGACGCTCTGGATTGTCACGGTGGTGATCATGCTGGCGTTGTTCATTCAAGGCCATACCAGGCCGGCGGCGGACGGGCGGACGGAGATTCTGCTGGCGCCGGCGGAGCGCGCGCTGGTGTTGACGGAGATGCGTGAGTTGTTGAAGGCCGTGCATGGCGTCCTCACGGTGCTGGGCAAACCGAGCCCGAACCTCAAGGATGCGGAAGGCGCGGCTCGCGCGGCAGGCATGGCGATGGCCGTGGATGTAAACCCTGCGATCATGTTGAAACTGCCCTTGGCGTTCAAGCAAATGGGGATGTCCATTCACAAGGACATGGATCATCTCGCCGATGGTATTGCGCAGGGCGAAAACTCCCAGCAGATTCTTAGCCGCCTGTCGAGCATGACGGCACGATGCACCACCTGCCATGACATGTATCGTTTTGCGACAGATAAGTAG
- a CDS encoding MlaE family lipid ABC transporter permease subunit yields MHDGTRQAAVSLVGDRTLRCLGVWTLVGVAQAERVLKTMTWPRNGSLRFDTSGIEAFDTGGAVVLYRALTEARRQGCEVTIEGLRSEYEQLMNLVTSNWSAIVADAVPQPNGIERLDASIRNLRVQVVRGLAFMGESVVALFCLVKAPARMRWRTCLHSLRLDGVNALPITGLLTFLIGVVIAYQGAEQLRKFGTNIFIVDLVGISLLREIAPLIAAILIAGRSGSAYAAQIGTMKVTEELDALKTLGLSPIELLVVPRVLALVVTLPLLTVYADALGVFGGMLIASNQLNVSFTAFLARFEEAVALRHFLIGIGKAPFFAVIIALVGCYQGFQIRGGVDDVGRHTTISVVQSIFLVIIFDAICSILLNWWDL; encoded by the coding sequence ATGCATGACGGAACCCGACAGGCTGCCGTGAGCCTGGTGGGAGACAGGACGCTGCGTTGCCTGGGGGTCTGGACCCTGGTGGGTGTGGCGCAGGCGGAGCGGGTCCTCAAGACCATGACCTGGCCCCGCAACGGTTCGTTGCGGTTCGATACGAGCGGGATCGAGGCGTTCGATACAGGCGGGGCGGTCGTCTTGTATCGTGCATTGACGGAGGCCAGGCGGCAGGGGTGCGAGGTCACGATCGAAGGCCTGCGGTCGGAGTACGAACAGCTCATGAACCTGGTGACGTCCAACTGGAGCGCCATCGTGGCGGATGCGGTGCCGCAGCCGAACGGCATCGAGCGGCTCGATGCGTCGATCCGCAACTTGCGGGTCCAGGTCGTTCGCGGTCTGGCGTTCATGGGCGAGAGTGTCGTCGCCCTGTTTTGCCTGGTCAAGGCGCCTGCCAGGATGCGCTGGCGCACCTGTCTGCACAGTCTCCGGCTCGACGGTGTCAACGCCCTGCCGATCACCGGCCTTCTGACGTTCTTGATCGGGGTGGTGATCGCGTATCAGGGTGCCGAACAGCTGCGCAAGTTCGGTACCAACATTTTCATCGTGGACCTGGTGGGCATTTCCCTGTTACGCGAAATCGCTCCGTTGATCGCGGCGATTCTGATCGCCGGACGGTCGGGCTCGGCCTACGCGGCGCAGATCGGCACGATGAAGGTGACCGAGGAGCTGGATGCGTTGAAAACGCTCGGCCTGTCGCCGATCGAGTTGTTGGTGGTGCCGAGGGTGCTGGCTCTGGTCGTGACGCTGCCGCTCCTGACCGTCTATGCCGATGCCCTGGGCGTGTTCGGGGGCATGCTGATCGCGTCGAATCAGCTGAACGTGAGCTTCACGGCCTTCCTGGCGCGGTTTGAGGAGGCTGTCGCGCTGCGGCATTTTCTCATCGGAATCGGCAAGGCGCCCTTCTTCGCCGTCATCATCGCGCTGGTCGGCTGTTACCAGGGGTTTCAGATTCGGGGCGGCGTGGACGACGTAGGGCGGCATACGACGATCAGCGTCGTGCAGAGCATCTTTCTCGTGATCATTTTTGATGCGATTTGCAGCATCCTGTTGAACTGGTGGGATCTATGA
- a CDS encoding ABC transporter ATP-binding protein: MSDGQADSPIIEVSHVSTRFGQAVVHDDVSLMVVRGEVFAIAGGNGCGKTTLLREIIGLLTPTAGVIRLFGTDSRELQESDGRPLHRRFGVMFQQGALFSSMTLAENVAVPLREHTRLSAEVIRDIVALKIALVGLPQDSAGKYPSELSGGMRKRAALARAIVMDPELLFLDEPTAGLDPIIADGFDELVLSMKRLLGFTVVMVTHDLDTLWRLADRVAVLGNGRVLGLGTMEELAHSDDPAVHDYFHGPRGRAARLQYAGSVLHQD; this comes from the coding sequence ATGAGCGACGGGCAGGCTGATAGTCCCATCATCGAAGTCAGTCATGTCTCGACGCGATTCGGCCAAGCGGTGGTCCATGATGACGTGAGCCTCATGGTCGTGCGCGGCGAAGTGTTCGCCATCGCCGGCGGCAACGGCTGCGGGAAGACCACGTTGCTGCGTGAGATCATCGGGTTGCTCACGCCGACGGCCGGGGTCATCCGTCTGTTCGGGACGGACAGTCGCGAGCTTCAGGAATCCGATGGACGCCCCCTGCATCGCCGTTTCGGGGTGATGTTCCAGCAAGGCGCGCTGTTCAGTTCCATGACGTTGGCGGAGAACGTGGCGGTTCCTCTCCGCGAGCATACGCGTTTGAGCGCCGAGGTCATTCGAGATATCGTGGCGTTGAAGATCGCGCTGGTCGGCCTGCCGCAGGACAGTGCGGGCAAGTACCCGAGCGAACTCAGCGGCGGGATGAGGAAGCGCGCGGCGCTGGCCCGCGCCATCGTCATGGACCCGGAGCTGTTGTTTCTCGACGAACCGACGGCCGGGTTGGATCCGATCATCGCGGATGGATTCGACGAACTGGTACTCAGCATGAAACGGCTGCTCGGTTTTACGGTGGTGATGGTGACGCACGACTTGGACACGTTATGGCGGCTGGCCGATCGGGTGGCGGTATTGGGGAACGGTCGCGTCCTCGGATTGGGAACGATGGAAGAACTGGCCCATTCCGACGATCCCGCCGTTCACGACTATTTCCACGGTCCGCGCGGGCGCGCGGCGCGGCTGCAATATGCTGGATCGGTCTTGCACCAGGACTGA
- a CDS encoding glycosyltransferase: MKIQTQLPKVGVGQRCGAMQANVSGYRSLLSEAMYEELTSLAKSLQGVRICHVNSTAAGGGVAELLARYIPMLQALGVQADWRLIHGEPDFFAITKAFHNALQGGHYGLGKAEQDLYLTVNERSAKALGNDYDLYIVHDPQPAAIRHFAGPRGAKWIWRCHIDSSAPDKEVSHFLRPLLEEYEAVVFTMDQFVLPQLASKRIAFIAPAIDPLATKNMELPPDLCRRVIADSGVDPARPLLLQVSRFDPWKDPLGVVRAYRLVKAELPGVQLVLIGAMAGDDPEGWEILDRVEEEAANDPDLFVFTNLSGVGSMEVNAFQRGSDVVIQKSLREGFGLVVSEALWKEKPVVAGNTGGIPMQFPEPFQKNLVTSVEACAERALHLLRHPGERGDFGRAGREHVRQHFLMPRLVRDELRLIRQVLESP; this comes from the coding sequence ATGAAGATACAGACGCAGCTACCCAAGGTGGGAGTCGGCCAGCGATGCGGCGCGATGCAGGCCAATGTGAGCGGCTATCGCAGTCTGTTGAGCGAGGCGATGTACGAGGAGTTGACGTCGCTCGCCAAGAGTTTGCAGGGAGTCAGAATTTGTCATGTGAATTCGACCGCGGCGGGCGGAGGCGTGGCGGAGCTCCTGGCGCGGTACATTCCCATGCTCCAAGCGCTCGGGGTGCAGGCGGACTGGCGGTTGATCCATGGAGAACCAGATTTTTTTGCCATCACCAAAGCGTTTCACAATGCGCTGCAAGGCGGCCATTATGGGTTGGGAAAAGCCGAGCAGGACCTCTATCTCACAGTCAACGAGCGGAGCGCGAAGGCGCTCGGGAACGACTACGATCTGTACATCGTCCACGATCCGCAGCCGGCCGCCATTCGCCATTTCGCGGGACCTCGCGGGGCCAAATGGATCTGGCGCTGCCACATCGACAGTTCGGCCCCGGACAAGGAGGTCAGCCACTTTTTGCGGCCATTGTTGGAAGAGTATGAAGCGGTCGTGTTCACGATGGATCAGTTCGTCCTGCCGCAGTTGGCCTCGAAGCGGATCGCATTTATCGCCCCCGCCATCGATCCGCTGGCGACCAAGAATATGGAACTACCCCCGGATCTCTGTCGCCGCGTGATTGCGGACTCCGGAGTCGATCCGGCCAGGCCGTTGCTGTTACAGGTGTCGCGTTTCGATCCGTGGAAAGATCCGCTCGGCGTGGTGCGCGCGTACCGGTTGGTCAAAGCGGAACTTCCCGGCGTGCAACTGGTGCTCATCGGGGCCATGGCGGGGGACGATCCGGAGGGATGGGAGATTCTGGATCGGGTCGAAGAGGAGGCGGCCAACGATCCGGACCTCTTTGTGTTTACGAATCTGTCCGGCGTGGGCAGCATGGAAGTGAATGCCTTTCAACGCGGGTCCGATGTCGTGATCCAAAAATCCCTGCGGGAAGGATTCGGGTTGGTCGTCTCCGAGGCCTTGTGGAAAGAAAAACCGGTAGTCGCCGGCAACACCGGTGGCATCCCGATGCAGTTTCCCGAACCCTTCCAGAAGAACCTGGTGACAAGCGTGGAAGCCTGCGCGGAGCGAGCCCTCCATCTGCTTCGGCACCCAGGAGAGCGAGGGGATTTCGGGCGGGCCGGCCGTGAACATGTCCGCCAGCATTTTCTCATGCCTCGGCTTGTCCGAGATGAACTGCGGCTCATTCGCCAGGTGTTGGAGAGCCCATGA
- a CDS encoding OsmC family protein — MDVRSKVYTYHTTVKWTEQKKGMIACDGKPEIQVATPPEFKGHEGIWSPEDLYVAAANICLLTTFLAVAERAGLAFASYQSEAEGRLELVEGKFQMTVITLRPRITLHAGGDAGKAKELIEKAEANCLISNSMKTRVILEPTIL; from the coding sequence ATGGACGTTCGCAGTAAGGTGTATACGTATCACACGACCGTGAAGTGGACGGAACAGAAGAAGGGAATGATCGCCTGTGACGGCAAGCCGGAGATCCAGGTGGCGACGCCGCCGGAATTTAAAGGGCATGAGGGCATCTGGTCCCCGGAGGACTTGTATGTCGCAGCAGCGAACATTTGTCTCCTAACGACGTTTCTTGCAGTGGCGGAGCGGGCGGGGCTGGCTTTTGCGTCGTATCAGTCTGAGGCGGAAGGCCGGTTGGAACTCGTCGAGGGAAAATTTCAGATGACGGTGATCACGTTGCGACCGCGTATCACCCTCCATGCAGGAGGAGATGCGGGCAAGGCGAAGGAATTGATCGAAAAGGCTGAAGCCAACTGTCTGATTTCCAATTCAATGAAAACCCGCGTGATCCTCGAGCCGACCATCCTGTAG
- a CDS encoding MCE family protein, which yields MEPKVNYVVVGAFVLLLGATVLGVVLWLGKTDYRGVYDRYYVYTTESVAGLSVDSTVKYRGVDVGRVKEVVLNPENSEEVRVTLDIAGGTPVKTDTQAVLVSQGLTGLVTLNLTGGTRDAPALAPEAGQPYPVIKSMPSLLGRLDGTLAKLLSEQGLTNLLAQLNGLAQNASLMVDEENRTLVRQMLKDLSEVTKVLAARSSHLDRGIQGAAQAAEQAAKVTERLGTQVPALLDRISKSAAGVQQVTEELSRTSRSVGDMVGAGRPGVEQFTRQTLADAGLLVTELRQLTATLNRVAQQVERQPNLLVLGRSAQSKGPGE from the coding sequence ATGGAACCGAAGGTCAACTATGTCGTGGTCGGCGCGTTCGTCCTGTTGCTGGGCGCGACGGTGCTGGGCGTCGTTCTGTGGCTGGGCAAGACCGATTATCGAGGGGTCTACGATCGGTATTATGTCTACACGACGGAATCGGTGGCCGGATTGAGCGTGGATTCGACCGTGAAATATCGCGGCGTGGATGTCGGGCGCGTGAAAGAGGTCGTCTTGAACCCTGAGAACTCGGAAGAGGTACGGGTGACGCTGGACATCGCCGGCGGGACGCCGGTCAAGACCGACACGCAGGCGGTGCTGGTGTCGCAAGGCCTCACAGGATTGGTAACGCTCAATCTGACCGGAGGTACGAGAGACGCGCCGGCGCTGGCGCCGGAAGCCGGGCAGCCCTATCCGGTTATCAAGAGCATGCCCTCACTCCTCGGCCGACTGGACGGCACGTTGGCGAAACTGTTGTCCGAGCAGGGCCTCACGAATCTCCTGGCTCAGCTCAACGGTCTGGCGCAGAATGCTTCCTTGATGGTCGATGAGGAGAATCGTACGCTGGTGAGGCAGATGCTCAAAGATCTGTCGGAAGTGACCAAGGTGTTGGCGGCCCGCAGCAGTCACCTGGACCGTGGCATTCAGGGCGCTGCGCAGGCGGCCGAGCAGGCGGCGAAGGTCACGGAACGGCTCGGCACGCAGGTGCCCGCCCTGCTGGACCGCATCAGCAAGAGCGCCGCCGGAGTGCAACAGGTGACGGAGGAGTTGTCGCGAACCAGCCGCTCCGTCGGCGACATGGTAGGGGCGGGCCGGCCTGGTGTCGAGCAGTTTACCCGGCAGACTCTCGCCGATGCCGGGCTGCTGGTCACCGAGTTGCGGCAACTGACCGCCACCCTGAATCGCGTGGCGCAACAGGTCGAACGGCAGCCGAATCTGCTGGTGCTTGGCCGTTCGGCTCAGTCGAAAGGGCCAGGAGAATAA
- a CDS encoding universal stress protein — protein MTRPLMTRILLATDFSDGAACAQDYAVYLASHCGATLEVLHVIEAPHQSSAEAASLAAVVQARAEAARQLAEVRDDLGRHGISAKVRLVLGSPAEHIGLAAKDEGAELVVLGVRGRTNLLYGLIGSTAERVVREGPCPVLAVPGLGEETGKPSVANRQVQIGHILVPLDFSSPSLDAVEYAIQLANGLGATITLMHVLEPVSYDLDCGLGVVEQETEKRDHWNRQLGELQTFVTSFGLAADTEIAGGIASDVILASALRHQSDLIVMGTHGRRGLSMERFGSVADAVLRRATCPVLTVKTPKFSPDHRRVVPQTMSETEMKGAQR, from the coding sequence ATGACGAGGCCACTGATGACACGGATTCTCTTGGCGACAGATTTTTCTGATGGCGCAGCCTGTGCGCAGGACTACGCCGTCTATCTTGCCTCCCACTGCGGAGCCACGTTGGAGGTTCTGCATGTGATCGAGGCGCCCCACCAGTCGAGCGCTGAGGCGGCGTCCCTTGCCGCGGTGGTGCAAGCACGGGCTGAGGCCGCGCGGCAGTTGGCGGAGGTGCGCGACGATCTGGGGCGGCATGGTATTTCCGCCAAGGTACGGCTGGTTCTGGGGAGCCCGGCGGAACACATTGGTCTGGCTGCGAAGGACGAGGGGGCAGAGCTTGTGGTGCTGGGTGTCCGAGGACGAACCAACCTGCTGTATGGACTGATCGGCAGCACGGCGGAACGGGTTGTGAGAGAAGGACCCTGTCCGGTTCTCGCGGTACCAGGGCTGGGTGAAGAAACGGGCAAGCCGTCTGTGGCAAACAGACAGGTGCAGATCGGGCATATTCTGGTACCGCTGGATTTTTCAAGTCCCTCCCTTGATGCGGTCGAATATGCCATTCAACTCGCCAACGGCCTTGGCGCCACCATCACGTTGATGCATGTATTGGAACCGGTGTCCTACGATTTGGACTGCGGCCTGGGCGTCGTCGAGCAGGAGACAGAAAAACGAGACCATTGGAACAGACAACTGGGCGAACTCCAGACCTTTGTGACTTCATTCGGATTGGCGGCCGACACCGAGATTGCAGGGGGCATTGCGTCCGATGTGATTCTCGCCTCTGCGTTGCGCCATCAATCCGATCTGATCGTCATGGGGACCCACGGCCGCCGCGGCCTCTCGATGGAACGGTTCGGCAGCGTGGCGGATGCCGTGTTGCGCCGGGCGACGTGTCCGGTCCTCACCGTGAAGACGCCGAAGTTTTCGCCGGACCATCGCCGGGTTGTGCCGCAAACCATGAGCGAGACGGAAATGAAGGGAGCACAACGATGA